One Granulicella sp. 5B5 DNA window includes the following coding sequences:
- a CDS encoding alanyl-tRNA editing protein codes for MPAERLYYDTSALDALEFTATVTDIRLDSKDASGQLWQLSLDRTAFYPTGGGQPHDLGTLTAVSRSGAVLEVPVERVEEDDAGEVWHYVRKPLLEGAQITSRVDAERRLDLAQQHSGQHLLSAVFLRELSAPTVSFHLGADKVTIDLAITSITDDDLRRIELAVNCEIYAARAIRPRWVSRDEAEAMLARGDLRKLPEREGPMRIVEIEGIEHNACGGTHVASTGAIGSILLRRTEKVKQGTRVEFCCGQRAIAAARRDFDLLRQTGALLSVGAPDVPNRVEKLLQDAKASAKELKALKKAAEAAPGMHNPER; via the coding sequence GTGCCTGCCGAACGCCTCTATTACGACACCTCCGCTCTCGACGCGCTCGAGTTCACCGCTACTGTCACCGACATCCGTCTCGATTCCAAAGACGCCAGCGGTCAGCTCTGGCAGCTCTCGCTCGATCGCACGGCGTTCTACCCCACCGGCGGCGGCCAACCGCACGATCTCGGTACACTCACCGCAGTCTCTCGATCAGGCGCAGTGCTTGAAGTCCCCGTCGAGCGCGTCGAAGAGGATGACGCCGGCGAGGTCTGGCACTACGTCCGCAAGCCCCTGCTTGAAGGCGCACAGATCACGAGCCGCGTCGACGCCGAACGCCGCCTCGACCTCGCGCAGCAGCACAGCGGGCAGCATCTGCTCTCCGCAGTCTTCCTCCGCGAACTCTCCGCGCCCACGGTCTCTTTTCATCTCGGCGCGGACAAGGTCACCATCGACCTAGCCATCACGTCCATCACCGACGACGACCTCCGCCGCATCGAACTCGCCGTCAACTGCGAGATCTATGCCGCTCGCGCGATCCGCCCGCGCTGGGTCTCCCGCGACGAGGCCGAAGCAATGCTCGCACGTGGCGACCTCCGCAAGCTGCCAGAGCGCGAAGGCCCCATGCGCATCGTCGAAATCGAAGGCATCGAGCACAACGCCTGCGGGGGCACCCACGTCGCTTCCACCGGCGCCATCGGCAGCATCCTGCTGCGCCGCACGGAGAAGGTGAAGCAGGGAACCCGCGTCGAGTTCTGCTGCGGTCAGCGTGCCATCGCCGCCGCGCGCCGCGACTTCGACCTCCTCCGTCAGACGGGCGCACTGTTGAGCGTTGGAGCGCCCGATGTCCCCAATCGTGTTGAAAAGCTATTGCAGGATGCGAAGGCTTCCGCCAAAGAGCTCAAGGCGCTCAAAAAGGCCGCCGAGGCCGCTCCGGGGATGCACAACCCCGAGCGATAG
- the fbp gene encoding class 1 fructose-bisphosphatase, which yields MAISTTVEQYVAQHANSELAAVFAAIATAAVSIERAIRLAGLSDIYGAYGAVNVQGEQQQKLDVFANDELIAELGKVPSVAAIVSEEDEAPVAFDRVDGRFAVIFDPLDGSSNIDVNVNVGTIFSIAAVSGDVVTSVLKPGTAQVAAGYVVYGPSCVLVLTLGKGVAAFTLDDEGEFILTSDNMTMPAQGPYYSANEANAASWPQVYRDYLGTLVDKKLNGQAYSARYIGSLVADFHRTLLKGGVFLYPATEKQPQGKLRLLYEARPLAMIAEQAGGGAVNGATRILDLPAEGIHDRTALIVGSKAEVDALQSAVAGAK from the coding sequence ATGGCAATCAGCACCACAGTCGAACAGTACGTCGCGCAGCACGCTAACTCCGAACTCGCCGCGGTCTTCGCGGCCATTGCTACCGCAGCGGTCTCGATCGAGCGCGCCATCCGCCTCGCTGGCCTCAGCGACATCTATGGGGCCTACGGCGCGGTGAACGTGCAGGGAGAGCAGCAGCAGAAGCTCGACGTCTTCGCCAACGACGAGCTGATCGCGGAGCTCGGCAAGGTGCCTTCGGTCGCCGCCATCGTCAGCGAAGAGGACGAGGCGCCGGTTGCCTTCGACCGCGTAGACGGGCGTTTTGCCGTCATCTTCGATCCCCTCGACGGCTCCTCCAACATCGACGTCAACGTCAACGTCGGCACCATCTTCTCCATCGCCGCCGTCAGCGGAGATGTCGTAACTTCGGTCCTCAAGCCCGGCACCGCGCAGGTCGCCGCTGGCTACGTCGTCTACGGGCCGTCGTGCGTCTTAGTGCTCACGCTTGGCAAGGGCGTGGCAGCCTTCACGCTCGATGATGAGGGTGAGTTCATCCTGACCAGCGACAACATGACCATGCCCGCGCAGGGTCCCTACTACTCTGCGAACGAGGCCAATGCTGCAAGCTGGCCGCAGGTTTACCGCGACTATCTGGGCACACTCGTCGACAAAAAACTCAACGGCCAAGCCTATAGCGCGCGCTACATCGGCTCGCTCGTTGCGGACTTCCATCGCACACTGCTCAAGGGCGGCGTCTTCCTCTACCCCGCGACCGAAAAGCAGCCGCAAGGCAAGCTGCGGTTGCTGTATGAGGCACGTCCGCTCGCGATGATCGCCGAGCAGGCTGGTGGTGGCGCGGTCAACGGGGCCACGCGCATCCTCGACCTCCCCGCCGAAGGCATCCACGACCGCACCGCACTCATCGTCGGCAGCAAGGCGGAGGTCGACGCATTGCAGAGCGCCGTGGCAGGAGCAAAGTAG
- a CDS encoding Xaa-Pro peptidase family protein, whose product MLTRRRLLLSASAAAPALALRAAAQTTDSPALPPPVMALKNRVHEAVPISAAEREHRLERARTLMGEQKIAALTITGGTSLQYFVGIPAGQSERLFAWTLPANGAPFIVCPAFEEGRMTEALGTIPGGASTKIYTWQEDDNPYALLAKALKTATTSSLPLAMDERVQFVFADRIAKAVAPREVVSGIPVVAGCRSIKSPAELALMQLANDITLSVYKAVYESCAPGMTNRQFTGLIDEAYKRCGVRGEASCQVAAFSAQPHGSPTPQVIREGQVVLIDDGCFVQGYQSDMSRSFVYGKPTDRQLKVFEVVHRAQAAAVATARPGLEMQAVDAAARKVITDAGFGPGYKHFTHRVGHGIGMDMHEWYYLVRGNTRKLEPNMCFSDEPGIYLADDPEPFGIRLEDDMHITEDGAKLFTPQSPSLTNPFGNA is encoded by the coding sequence ATGCTCACTCGACGCCGACTCCTTCTCAGCGCTTCTGCCGCCGCGCCTGCGCTTGCCCTGCGCGCTGCTGCCCAGACCACGGACTCCCCTGCCCTGCCCCCGCCGGTGATGGCGTTGAAGAACCGCGTGCATGAGGCTGTGCCGATCTCCGCTGCGGAACGCGAGCACAGGCTGGAGCGTGCGAGGACGCTGATGGGCGAGCAGAAGATCGCCGCGCTGACGATCACCGGTGGCACGTCACTGCAGTACTTTGTCGGCATTCCGGCGGGACAGTCGGAGCGGCTGTTTGCGTGGACGCTGCCAGCGAACGGTGCACCCTTCATCGTGTGTCCCGCGTTTGAAGAGGGTCGCATGACGGAGGCGCTAGGTACGATCCCCGGGGGTGCGTCAACGAAGATCTATACGTGGCAGGAGGATGACAATCCGTATGCGCTGCTGGCGAAGGCGCTGAAGACAGCAACGACATCGTCGCTGCCGCTGGCGATGGATGAGCGCGTCCAGTTTGTCTTTGCGGACAGGATTGCCAAAGCTGTAGCCCCGCGTGAGGTTGTGTCGGGGATTCCGGTGGTCGCCGGGTGCCGCAGCATCAAATCGCCTGCGGAGCTTGCGCTGATGCAGCTGGCGAATGACATCACACTCTCCGTATACAAGGCGGTGTATGAGAGTTGCGCGCCGGGCATGACCAACCGCCAGTTCACCGGGCTGATCGACGAGGCGTATAAGCGCTGCGGTGTGCGCGGCGAGGCATCGTGCCAGGTGGCGGCGTTCTCTGCGCAGCCGCATGGGTCGCCAACACCGCAGGTCATCCGTGAGGGGCAGGTCGTGCTAATCGACGATGGCTGCTTTGTGCAGGGCTACCAGTCGGATATGTCGCGAAGCTTCGTCTACGGCAAACCGACAGACCGGCAGTTGAAGGTGTTTGAGGTTGTGCATCGCGCGCAGGCGGCGGCCGTCGCAACAGCACGGCCCGGGCTGGAGATGCAGGCGGTGGACGCGGCTGCACGCAAGGTGATTACCGACGCCGGTTTCGGGCCGGGGTACAAGCACTTTACGCATCGCGTAGGCCACGGCATAGGCATGGACATGCACGAGTGGTACTACCTTGTGCGCGGCAACACGCGGAAGCTCGAGCCGAATATGTGCTTCTCCGACGAGCCCGGAATCTACCTTGCAGATGATCCCGAACCCTTCGGCATACGGCTGGAAGATGACATGCACATCACCGAGGACGGCGCGAAGCTGTTCACGCCGCAGAGCCCGAGTTTGACCAACCCGTTCGGCAACGCCTGA
- a CDS encoding CocE/NonD family hydrolase — protein MKVFRRVWAACVMVCAGASMAAAQQGSQMAEFLKAHYEKHEYRIPMRDGVKLYTQVYTPIAGEFEDKGPYPFLMTRTPYSCGNYDNDVVQPRVTGNMTMLKSGYILVCQDVRGRWESEGNWVEMTPPVYDAKTGHGIDESTDMSDSVDWLLKHISGNNGSVGIMGISYPGFYTAASIIDGNPAIKAASPQAPMINLFDGDDSYHGGAFMLAANHSFYAPFYRPQKNPLKVEPPNDFKFFTKDAYQYYLQMGTLAHLDSPAGGTNPLYHDQTIHDTYDAYWVARNMELHMTGVKAAVMFVGGWFDAEDLAGPVKGFHAVAKLSPDAAADTLVEGPWVHGGWARGTGASLGDIRFGSETSVFYQQNIEAPFFAHYLKDAAWTPLPKAYTFETGTDVWKKYDAWPPKQAATKTIYFQPNGGLSWTAPTESASKDSYVSDPAHPVPYVGYVSEADPPQRYMDDDQRFAATRPDVLVYETAPLTEDVTIVGPIKPRLKIASTGTDSDFDIKLIDVYPNDFEYPNEGADQGKHVTAAPPVMMGGYEMLVRGEPFRAKFRNSLAKPEPLVPGKITAVDYSMQDINHTFRKGHRIMVQVASSWFPLTDRNPQVFMDIAKAKPEDFHKATETVFHQADAASGIELMVMPAK, from the coding sequence ATGAAGGTTTTTCGTCGCGTATGGGCGGCCTGTGTGATGGTGTGCGCTGGGGCAAGCATGGCTGCGGCACAGCAGGGTAGCCAGATGGCAGAGTTCCTGAAGGCGCACTACGAGAAGCACGAGTACCGCATCCCCATGCGCGACGGCGTCAAGCTCTACACGCAGGTCTACACGCCCATCGCCGGTGAGTTCGAAGACAAAGGGCCCTATCCCTTCCTGATGACTCGCACGCCCTACAGCTGCGGCAACTACGACAACGATGTTGTGCAGCCGCGCGTCACCGGCAACATGACCATGCTCAAGAGCGGTTACATCCTCGTCTGCCAGGACGTGCGCGGCCGTTGGGAGAGTGAAGGCAACTGGGTTGAGATGACGCCGCCCGTCTACGACGCCAAAACCGGCCACGGCATCGACGAGAGCACGGATATGTCCGACTCCGTCGACTGGCTGCTCAAGCACATCTCCGGCAACAACGGCAGCGTCGGCATTATGGGCATCAGCTACCCGGGCTTCTACACTGCGGCCAGCATCATCGACGGCAATCCCGCCATCAAAGCTGCCAGCCCGCAGGCGCCGATGATCAACCTCTTCGATGGGGATGACAGCTACCACGGCGGCGCATTCATGCTCGCGGCCAACCACTCGTTCTATGCGCCGTTCTATCGCCCGCAGAAGAACCCTCTCAAGGTCGAGCCTCCCAACGACTTCAAATTCTTCACCAAGGACGCCTACCAGTACTACCTGCAGATGGGCACGCTCGCGCACCTCGACTCACCCGCCGGCGGCACCAACCCGCTCTATCACGACCAGACGATCCACGATACCTACGATGCCTACTGGGTCGCGCGCAACATGGAGCTGCACATGACCGGGGTGAAGGCCGCGGTGATGTTCGTTGGCGGCTGGTTCGACGCCGAAGACCTCGCCGGCCCGGTGAAGGGCTTCCATGCTGTCGCGAAGCTCAGCCCGGACGCCGCGGCAGACACGCTCGTCGAAGGCCCGTGGGTGCATGGAGGCTGGGCTCGCGGCACCGGCGCCTCGCTCGGTGACATCCGCTTCGGCTCCGAGACCTCGGTCTTTTATCAGCAAAACATCGAAGCACCCTTCTTCGCGCACTACCTCAAGGACGCTGCGTGGACCCCGCTGCCCAAGGCCTACACCTTTGAAACAGGCACCGATGTCTGGAAGAAGTACGACGCCTGGCCGCCAAAGCAGGCTGCGACGAAGACGATCTACTTCCAGCCCAACGGCGGCCTTAGCTGGACCGCGCCGACCGAGAGTGCCAGCAAGGACTCCTACGTCAGCGATCCCGCGCACCCTGTGCCTTACGTCGGCTATGTCTCCGAGGCCGACCCGCCGCAGCGCTACATGGACGACGATCAGCGCTTTGCCGCCACGCGCCCCGATGTGCTCGTCTACGAGACCGCGCCGCTCACGGAAGATGTCACCATTGTTGGCCCCATCAAGCCGCGCCTCAAAATCGCTTCCACCGGCACCGATTCAGACTTCGATATCAAGCTTATTGATGTTTATCCGAACGACTTTGAGTATCCCAATGAGGGAGCCGATCAGGGCAAGCACGTGACCGCAGCGCCACCTGTGATGATGGGTGGCTACGAGATGCTGGTGCGCGGCGAGCCCTTCCGTGCCAAGTTCCGCAACTCGCTCGCGAAGCCCGAGCCGCTGGTGCCCGGCAAGATCACCGCGGTCGACTACTCGATGCAGGACATCAACCACACCTTCCGCAAGGGCCACCGCATCATGGTGCAGGTCGCCAGCTCGTGGTTCCCGCTTACCGATCGCAATCCGCAGGTCTTCATGGACATCGCAAAAGCGAAGCCTGAAGACTTCCACAAGGCTACCGAGACTGTCTTCCACCAGGCCGACGCTGCCAGCGGGATCGAGCTGATGGTGATGCCCGCGAAGTAG
- the holA gene encoding DNA polymerase III subunit delta, protein MSTAQTSGLKSFAAAERFLAEVSGDARRPGYVLLGDEAFLYEICRKGVLAALVPDDMRDFCLHDLDLASTSIFDALDLAQTPSLMAPFQVLFIRNLKLLYGRGQKKDEFAVLDAYFRSPNPQALLIFVADHIALPQDLRRMDMTDKERVEKIRETLGDSCGIVELQRVSEDDAIKWVLRESKAKGVVFTDDAARELVDALSADMLTIASEMEKLLLYAGAMQRNTVELADVETMVSAAKQRSLYELTDAISQKDAPRALALLHGLLNASDGGEDAAIGHVFMLAKTYRQMLILNEKQVKDSRAIWQVLWPGFRVAPFAADALIAQARRYRDRSDLTRGLRAIAKADLELRSSPPDKRLVLERLVMRLAGKATESELEAVS, encoded by the coding sequence ATGAGCACGGCGCAGACTTCGGGATTGAAGAGTTTTGCCGCCGCCGAGCGTTTTCTCGCGGAGGTGAGCGGCGATGCTCGACGGCCTGGCTACGTTCTGCTTGGCGACGAAGCCTTTCTCTACGAAATCTGCCGCAAAGGCGTGCTTGCAGCTCTGGTGCCGGACGATATGCGCGACTTCTGCCTGCATGACCTCGACCTCGCCAGCACCAGCATCTTCGATGCACTCGACCTCGCGCAGACGCCTTCGCTGATGGCACCGTTCCAGGTGCTCTTCATCCGCAACCTCAAGCTGCTCTATGGCCGTGGCCAGAAGAAGGATGAATTCGCCGTGCTGGATGCATACTTTCGCAGCCCCAACCCGCAGGCGCTGCTCATCTTCGTCGCTGACCACATTGCGCTGCCGCAGGACCTGCGCCGCATGGACATGACCGACAAGGAGCGCGTCGAGAAGATCCGCGAGACCCTCGGCGATAGCTGCGGCATCGTGGAGCTGCAACGCGTCAGCGAAGACGACGCCATCAAGTGGGTGCTGCGCGAGTCGAAGGCAAAGGGTGTCGTCTTCACGGACGACGCTGCGCGCGAGCTCGTCGACGCCCTCAGCGCGGACATGCTTACCATCGCCAGCGAGATGGAGAAGCTGCTGCTCTATGCGGGCGCGATGCAGCGCAACACGGTTGAGCTTGCCGACGTCGAGACGATGGTCTCTGCCGCCAAGCAGCGCAGTCTCTACGAGCTCACCGATGCCATCAGTCAGAAGGACGCCCCGCGCGCGCTTGCGCTGTTGCACGGCCTGCTCAATGCCTCCGACGGTGGCGAAGATGCGGCCATCGGCCACGTCTTCATGCTCGCCAAGACCTACCGGCAGATGCTCATCTTGAATGAGAAGCAGGTCAAGGACTCGCGCGCCATTTGGCAGGTGTTGTGGCCGGGCTTCCGCGTTGCGCCCTTTGCGGCCGATGCACTCATCGCGCAGGCGCGCCGCTATCGTGACCGCAGCGACCTCACGCGCGGCCTCCGCGCCATCGCCAAGGCCGATCTCGAGCTGCGTTCCAGTCCGCCGGACAAGCGCCTTGTGCTGGAGCGGCTGGTAATGCGGTTGGCGGGTAAAGCCACGGAGTCGGAACTCGAAGCCGTTTCGTGA
- the lptE gene encoding LPS assembly lipoprotein LptE: MRKAFSIAALVLCLGLAGCDYHTVGSATHIPADVQTLSVPIFQSRVQAFNTETAFTEAVVRELNTRTKYRILPGDKGTADATLRGTIVSQTVTPLTYDPNSGQTSSYLVSITAQVQLIAHDGTVLYRNDTMAWHEQYQSTEDLSGFVQEDGAAMRRVSREFAKALVSDMLESFQ, from the coding sequence GTGCGCAAAGCATTCAGCATCGCGGCGTTGGTGTTGTGTCTCGGGCTCGCTGGCTGCGACTACCACACAGTCGGCTCGGCGACGCACATTCCCGCGGATGTGCAGACGCTCTCGGTGCCGATCTTTCAGTCGCGCGTGCAGGCCTTCAATACGGAGACGGCATTTACCGAGGCTGTCGTCCGCGAACTGAACACTCGCACGAAGTATCGCATCCTGCCAGGTGACAAAGGCACTGCCGACGCCACGCTGCGCGGCACCATAGTCTCGCAGACTGTAACGCCGCTTACCTACGACCCCAACAGCGGCCAGACCTCGAGCTACCTCGTCAGCATCACTGCGCAGGTCCAGCTCATCGCGCACGATGGCACCGTGCTCTACCGCAACGACACGATGGCCTGGCATGAGCAGTACCAGTCCACCGAGGACCTCTCCGGCTTTGTGCAGGAGGACGGCGCCGCCATGCGCCGCGTTTCGCGCGAGTTCGCCAAGGCCCTGGTCAGCGACATGCTGGAGAGCTTTCAATGA
- a CDS encoding M1 family metallopeptidase, with protein sequence MFFLRIRVVMAAMLCCPVVSAFGQTAKPATPAPQASAQKLVTTPGRVRPPDVLKPPTEDDLLRGAYGPYRANNDLLFYHLKLRVDPDTKSIAGTNLVRFRMLQDGQKIQLELTPELTLDSITWQGKALTYTRQQRSLFIQFPQTQPRGKVEEITVAYHGQPVTQGRFGCFSFDKDKEGKPWITTACEEEGASVWWPNKDQWRDEPQDGMLIDVAVPNGLIDVSNGRAEGSTPLGDGYTEWHWHVHYPINNYDVALNIGEFQHFDGVHINKQTGQKTTLDYYALPEDLDKAKVQFAQVPEMLDAYEHYFGEYPFDEDGYKLIEVPYAGMEHQSAVAYGNHFTNGYYGRDWTGVGISMKFDFIIIHESGHEWFGNAITARDRSDMWIHEGWTTYMEVLYVEYRWGRADAIRYVNGLKPKVQNERPIIPPRFTNAEPPQDQYFKGALMLNTLRSVIGDDKKWFADIHDFYQHFKYQTIMTEDVVSWWNQRAGTGNGGMDLTPFFNQYLRHKDIPTLELRFGSAPGQVEYRWKADEPAFAMPIEVGDPQHWTKVKPVTTEWKSMPWAGTPQSFQVATDLYYVNVVKE encoded by the coding sequence ATGTTCTTTTTGCGGATACGCGTGGTGATGGCGGCAATGCTCTGCTGCCCGGTGGTCTCGGCCTTTGGACAGACGGCGAAGCCTGCAACGCCGGCACCTCAGGCCTCGGCGCAGAAGCTCGTGACCACTCCCGGCCGGGTGCGTCCGCCGGACGTGCTGAAGCCGCCTACCGAGGATGACCTGCTGCGCGGCGCCTACGGGCCTTACCGTGCCAACAACGACCTGCTCTTCTATCACCTGAAGCTGCGCGTCGACCCTGACACGAAGAGCATCGCCGGCACCAACCTTGTGCGCTTCCGCATGCTGCAGGACGGCCAGAAGATCCAACTCGAGCTCACGCCGGAGCTGACGCTCGACAGCATCACCTGGCAGGGCAAGGCGCTCACCTATACGCGCCAGCAGCGGTCGTTGTTTATCCAGTTTCCGCAGACACAGCCGAGGGGCAAGGTCGAGGAGATCACCGTCGCCTACCACGGTCAGCCGGTCACGCAGGGTCGCTTTGGCTGCTTCTCCTTTGATAAGGACAAGGAGGGCAAGCCCTGGATCACGACTGCCTGCGAAGAAGAGGGCGCTAGCGTCTGGTGGCCGAACAAGGACCAGTGGCGCGACGAGCCGCAGGACGGCATGCTGATCGACGTCGCTGTGCCCAATGGCCTCATCGACGTGTCGAATGGCCGCGCTGAGGGCAGCACGCCGCTTGGCGATGGTTATACCGAGTGGCACTGGCATGTGCACTATCCGATCAACAACTACGATGTCGCGCTCAACATCGGCGAGTTCCAGCACTTCGACGGCGTGCACATTAACAAACAGACCGGCCAGAAGACTACGCTCGACTACTACGCGCTGCCCGAGGACCTCGACAAGGCGAAGGTACAGTTCGCGCAGGTGCCCGAGATGCTCGATGCCTATGAGCACTACTTCGGCGAGTATCCCTTCGACGAGGACGGCTATAAGCTCATCGAGGTGCCTTACGCGGGCATGGAGCACCAGTCGGCGGTGGCCTATGGTAACCACTTTACGAATGGTTATTATGGGCGCGACTGGACCGGCGTCGGCATCAGCATGAAGTTCGACTTCATCATCATCCACGAGAGCGGGCATGAGTGGTTCGGCAACGCCATCACGGCGCGCGACCGCAGCGACATGTGGATCCACGAAGGCTGGACGACGTACATGGAGGTACTCTACGTTGAGTACCGCTGGGGCAGGGCCGATGCCATCCGCTATGTGAACGGTCTCAAGCCCAAGGTGCAGAACGAACGGCCGATCATTCCGCCGCGGTTCACCAACGCCGAGCCGCCGCAGGACCAGTACTTCAAGGGCGCGCTTATGTTGAACACGCTGCGTTCGGTGATTGGCGACGACAAGAAGTGGTTCGCCGACATCCACGACTTCTATCAGCACTTCAAGTATCAAACGATCATGACGGAAGATGTCGTCTCGTGGTGGAACCAGCGTGCGGGCACCGGCAACGGCGGTATGGACCTGACGCCGTTCTTCAATCAATACCTGCGGCACAAGGACATCCCAACGCTGGAGCTGAGGTTCGGTTCCGCACCCGGGCAGGTTGAGTATCGCTGGAAGGCTGACGAGCCTGCGTTCGCGATGCCGATTGAGGTCGGCGATCCGCAGCACTGGACGAAGGTGAAGCCCGTGACGACGGAGTGGAAGTCGATGCCGTGGGCAGGCACGCCGCAGAGCTTTCAGGTCGCCACCGATCTCTACTATGTCAATGTGGTGAAGGAGTAA
- a CDS encoding GNAT family N-acetyltransferase produces the protein MLRTPPTDREAPTLETARLRLRAHTLADFPVYCTLWADPDVVRYIGGKPNTAEELWARLLRNAGHWSLLGFGSWLVEERATGKFVGEVGLFNYQRMIEPPLGETPEIGWILSPSAHGRGYATEAVKAILAWADGRFVASEAACLIHPENAASLHVAGKCGFTPHHTITYRESLMQVLVRPFGSPA, from the coding sequence ATGCTCCGCACCCCGCCAACCGACCGGGAAGCACCCACCCTGGAGACCGCCCGCCTGCGCCTGCGCGCCCACACGCTGGCCGACTTCCCTGTGTACTGCACGCTCTGGGCAGATCCGGACGTAGTCCGCTACATCGGCGGCAAGCCCAACACCGCAGAGGAGTTGTGGGCACGGCTGCTGCGCAATGCGGGGCACTGGTCGCTGCTGGGGTTCGGATCATGGCTGGTGGAGGAGCGCGCGACCGGCAAGTTCGTCGGCGAGGTTGGCCTCTTCAACTACCAGCGAATGATTGAGCCGCCTTTGGGCGAGACACCGGAGATTGGCTGGATACTCTCGCCCTCCGCGCATGGACGCGGCTACGCCACCGAGGCCGTGAAGGCGATCCTCGCCTGGGCAGACGGACGGTTCGTCGCCAGCGAGGCGGCCTGCCTGATCCATCCTGAGAACGCTGCCTCCCTGCACGTGGCTGGGAAGTGCGGGTTCACACCGCACCACACGATCACCTATCGCGAGAGCCTGATGCAGGTCCTCGTTCGCCCGTTCGGCAGCCCGGCATAG
- a CDS encoding DUF4126 domain-containing protein produces MNFTPSSIVALVVAASFAAGLNVYATVATLGLLAHFHWVALPGGLESLQNPWVIFVASLLFAVEVFADKIPAFDLFWNAAHTFIRIPVAALIGYQAASNLSPEMKLLAAALGASIAALAHTSKTAARALVTPSPEPVSNIALSAGEDVAAISLTWLATHHPYVAGSIATVGIVVLLLSLRWISVRLKRLGQRMFGGAQPAQ; encoded by the coding sequence ATGAACTTTACGCCTTCTTCCATCGTTGCCCTCGTCGTCGCCGCCAGCTTTGCCGCGGGACTGAACGTTTATGCCACGGTCGCCACGCTGGGGCTGCTGGCGCACTTTCACTGGGTGGCGCTGCCCGGCGGGCTGGAGTCGCTGCAGAACCCCTGGGTGATCTTCGTCGCCAGCCTGCTCTTCGCGGTGGAGGTCTTCGCCGACAAGATCCCCGCCTTCGACCTCTTCTGGAACGCGGCGCACACCTTCATCCGCATCCCGGTGGCCGCGCTGATCGGTTACCAGGCCGCTTCCAACCTCTCGCCGGAGATGAAGCTGCTCGCCGCCGCTCTCGGTGCGTCGATCGCTGCGCTCGCGCACACGTCGAAGACCGCCGCGCGGGCGCTCGTGACGCCCAGCCCTGAACCCGTCTCAAACATCGCGCTGTCGGCGGGCGAGGACGTCGCAGCCATCTCGCTGACATGGCTGGCGACGCATCATCCCTATGTCGCCGGGAGCATCGCCACGGTGGGCATCGTCGTCCTGCTGCTGAGCCTGCGCTGGATCAGCGTGCGGCTGAAGCGGCTAGGGCAGCGGATGTTTGGCGGAGCACAGCCGGCCCAATAA